In one window of Solanum pennellii chromosome 2, SPENNV200 DNA:
- the LOC107009028 gene encoding COX assembly mitochondrial protein homolog isoform X1, with translation MGYVQEARENHVKKKVEEGKTTHYMCNCLMTVTKFRNCLFWPPGISFYNLRHIKIKQALRSKMKQKALKECDRYTTKYAECASGRTISVVWQCRKQAKELNECLHQYTNDSVLEEMKKAYMLQQNEQGSLRV, from the exons ATGGGATACGTGCAAGAAGCCAGAGAAAATCACGTCAAAAAGAAGGTTGAAGAAG GAAAAACCACCCATTACATGTGTAACTGTCTCATGACAGTTACTAAGTTTCGTAATTGTTTATTTTGGCCTCCTGGAATAAGTTTTTATAACTTGAGGCACATCAAAATTAAACAAG CTCTCCGCAGTAAAATGAAGCAGAAAGCGCTCAAAGAATGTGATCGATATACTACAAAATATGCTGAGTGTGCCTCAGGAAGAACAATATCTGTTGTTTGGCAGTGTCGCAAACAAGCCAAGGAATTAAATGAGTGTCTTCATCAGTA CACGAATGACTCTGTTTTGGAAGAAATGAAGAAAGCATACATGCTCCAACAGAATGAACAGGGATCACTTAGAGTTTGA
- the LOC107009028 gene encoding uncharacterized protein DDB_G0275933 isoform X2: MGYVQEARENHVKKKVEEALRSKMKQKALKECDRYTTKYAECASGRTISVVWQCRKQAKELNECLHQYTNDSVLEEMKKAYMLQQNEQGSLRV, from the exons ATGGGATACGTGCAAGAAGCCAGAGAAAATCACGTCAAAAAGAAGGTTGAAGAAG CTCTCCGCAGTAAAATGAAGCAGAAAGCGCTCAAAGAATGTGATCGATATACTACAAAATATGCTGAGTGTGCCTCAGGAAGAACAATATCTGTTGTTTGGCAGTGTCGCAAACAAGCCAAGGAATTAAATGAGTGTCTTCATCAGTA CACGAATGACTCTGTTTTGGAAGAAATGAAGAAAGCATACATGCTCCAACAGAATGAACAGGGATCACTTAGAGTTTGA